TTACCCGGGGTATCGACACCACTTTTGTCCTCGATTAGCCGGGACAGCTCGGTGATACGAGTCGTATCGATACCCGTATCGACGTCGTACAGACTCTCGGCGGCCATGACAACTTCCTCGTAGGCGGCGTTGCCGGCCCGCTCCCCGATGCCGTTGACCGATACCTGGGCCTGAGCACCGCCGGCCTCGTAGCCCGCTAAGGCGTTGGCCGTCGCCAGCCCGAAGTCGTCGTGCGTGTGCACGTCGACGCGAGCGTCCGTGTGAGCGTCGACTTTCGCAACCATCTCCCGGAAGCGGCCGGGCGTCGCAACGCCCGTCGTGTCGGGAATGTTGATCCAGTCGGCTCCGGCCCCGGTAACGGCCTCGACGACGTCCAACAGGAACGCCTCGTCGGTCCGGGTGGCGTCCATGGGCGAGAACATGCACTCGACACCGGCCTCTGTGACGCGCTGGACTGACTCGACAGCCCGTCGTTTGGCGTCCTCACGGGTCGCATGCATCGAGTCAGACAGTTGGACGTCACTGGTCGAGACGAACACGTGGACGAGTTCGACGCCCGACTCGAGGGCGGCTTCGATATCTGCGTCGACGACGCGAGCGAGTCCACAGGTGGTCGTCGTGGTACTTTCGGCGATATCCCGAACCGCCTCGAACTCCGCGTCGGAGTTGACGGGGAACCCAGCCTCGATGACGTGGGTGCCCATTTCGTCGAGTAGCGCCGCTATCTCTCGTTTGTCTTCGTAAGAAAACGAGGTGCGCGGCGTCTGTTCCCCGTCGCGAAGCGTCGTATCGAAAATCCGTGCGTCCGTGATTTCGGACGTACTATCGAGTGTGCCCTGGAAGAACTCGATCCGCCGGGGATTCCGACGCAACCTCGGATGTGTTAGACATTTGCGTTCGGAGGCACGGCGTCGGCGTATTTAAATCTTCTCGAAGCCACAGTCCAGATCGGGCAAACGTCAAGTCATCGCCCAGTCTGGCGTCCAAAGTCCCGCGATTGTTGCCTAATTGGGCGTGAGCGGTGCCAAACGGGACTCTGTCTCCTCTCGACGGGCGAACCCAGGCGGCCCACTCACCGAGAGTGACCTCTTCTATTGTGTTGGATGTGAATATTATCACTACTGATATCAGGAGGTACAGGCTTATACTTTCGAGTCTACCTGTATCGGATAGCTACCCAT
The sequence above is drawn from the Halorhabdus sp. CBA1104 genome and encodes:
- a CDS encoding LeuA family protein; this translates as MRRNPRRIEFFQGTLDSTSEITDARIFDTTLRDGEQTPRTSFSYEDKREIAALLDEMGTHVIEAGFPVNSDAEFEAVRDIAESTTTTTCGLARVVDADIEAALESGVELVHVFVSTSDVQLSDSMHATREDAKRRAVESVQRVTEAGVECMFSPMDATRTDEAFLLDVVEAVTGAGADWINIPDTTGVATPGRFREMVAKVDAHTDARVDVHTHDDFGLATANALAGYEAGGAQAQVSVNGIGERAGNAAYEEVVMAAESLYDVDTGIDTTRITELSRLIEDKSGVDTPGNKPVVGENAFSHESGIHAAGVIENSETFEPGVMTPEMVGAERELVLGKHTGQHSVRERLRDAGFAPSDSEVREVTRRVKAFGAEDNRVTMDVLERFARDVGVEAREEVSA